In Halorussus limi, a genomic segment contains:
- a CDS encoding ABC transporter ATP-binding protein, translating to MAASDSDTGSDADEGSGPRNDGGDEAQRESREAAVELRDVRKTYFLGEPVHALDGVDLSIPKGSYTSVMGPSGSGKSTLLNLIGCLDTPTEGEVWVNGRETSGLSQRERTTARGEEIGFVFQTFNLMPKLTAAENVALPLVFQGVSKSERIDRAEDLLSQVGLGDRGDHRPNELSGGQRQRVAIARALAADPAIILADEPTGNLDSETGQQIMGLFQRLHDEGNTILMVTHERPIAEHSERVVHVLDGTVEKVEEIESPRRVESELP from the coding sequence ATGGCTGCCAGCGACTCGGACACCGGGTCCGACGCGGACGAGGGGTCGGGGCCCAGAAACGACGGGGGCGACGAGGCGCAACGAGAGTCGCGCGAGGCGGCGGTGGAACTCCGCGACGTGCGCAAGACCTACTTCCTCGGCGAACCGGTTCACGCGCTCGACGGAGTGGACCTGTCGATTCCGAAGGGGTCGTACACCTCGGTCATGGGGCCGAGCGGGTCGGGCAAGAGTACGCTGCTCAACCTCATCGGCTGTCTCGACACGCCCACCGAGGGCGAGGTGTGGGTCAACGGCCGAGAGACCTCCGGACTCTCTCAGCGCGAGCGCACGACGGCCCGCGGCGAGGAAATCGGCTTCGTCTTCCAGACGTTCAACCTGATGCCGAAACTCACCGCGGCCGAGAACGTGGCGCTCCCGCTGGTCTTTCAGGGCGTCTCGAAGAGCGAGCGCATCGACCGCGCCGAAGACCTGCTCTCGCAGGTCGGACTCGGCGACCGGGGCGACCACCGGCCGAACGAACTCTCGGGCGGCCAGCGCCAGCGGGTCGCCATCGCCCGGGCGCTGGCGGCCGACCCGGCCATCATCCTCGCCGACGAACCGACCGGGAACCTCGACAGCGAGACGGGCCAGCAGATAATGGGCCTGTTCCAGCGCCTCCACGACGAGGGCAACACCATCCTGATGGTCACCCACGAGCGACCCATCGCCGAACACTCCGAGCGCGTGGTTCACGTCCTCGACGGGACCGTCGAGAAGGTCGAGGAGATAGAGTCGCCCCGGCGCGTTGAGTCGGAACTCCCTTGA